The Rhodopseudomonas palustris genome window below encodes:
- a CDS encoding 6,7-dimethyl-8-ribityllumazine synthase — translation MTETVTDPAETAPPPAERSYPRFAKPQRVAFVQSSWHRDVVAGCWESFVREIVERGIVASQVDLFEVPGSFEIPLHVQMLAKTRRYTAIVAAGLVVDDGLTGFVAQTVIQALMDVQLKTEVPVFSAVATPHSFERGESNTEHFQRHFAAKGAEVAHACADTLLSLERLRGQVAAGIV, via the coding sequence ATGACCGAAACCGTGACCGATCCTGCCGAGACTGCGCCGCCGCCGGCCGAGCGGTCGTATCCGCGCTTCGCCAAGCCGCAGCGCGTCGCCTTCGTGCAGTCGTCGTGGCATCGCGACGTTGTCGCCGGCTGCTGGGAGTCGTTCGTGCGGGAGATCGTCGAGCGCGGCATCGTCGCCTCGCAGGTCGACCTGTTCGAAGTGCCGGGCTCGTTCGAGATTCCGCTGCACGTGCAGATGCTGGCGAAGACCCGGCGCTACACCGCGATCGTCGCAGCCGGCCTCGTGGTCGATGACGGTCTCACCGGCTTTGTTGCCCAGACGGTGATCCAGGCGCTGATGGACGTGCAGCTCAAGACCGAGGTGCCGGTGTTCTCCGCGGTGGCGACGCCGCACAGCTTCGAGCGCGGCGAGTCGAACACCGAGCACTTCCAGCGGCACTTCGCCGCCAAGGGCGCCGAAGTCGCCCACGCCTGCGCCGACACCCTGCTCAGCCTGGAACGCCTGCGCGGCCAGGTCGCGGCGGGGATCGTGTAG
- a CDS encoding YbjN domain-containing protein, with protein sequence MPLLEGIIDSRNNPLAVVEDIAASNDLAFERSGEDEITIVAKGQWTDYTLSFTWMNEIEALHLACAFDMKVPAARRNETLRLIAAINEQLWVGHFDVWNHTGTVMYRQALVLPGGLAATEAQCETMLISAIHACERYYPAIQFTVWAGKTAAEAMSAAMFDTQGEA encoded by the coding sequence ATGCCCTTGCTCGAAGGCATCATCGATTCACGAAATAATCCGCTCGCGGTCGTCGAAGACATCGCGGCATCGAACGACCTCGCCTTCGAGCGTTCCGGCGAGGATGAAATCACCATCGTCGCCAAGGGCCAGTGGACCGACTACACGCTGTCGTTCACTTGGATGAACGAGATCGAAGCGCTGCATCTGGCCTGCGCGTTCGACATGAAAGTGCCGGCGGCACGGCGTAACGAAACGCTGCGGCTGATCGCGGCGATCAACGAACAGCTCTGGGTCGGACATTTCGACGTGTGGAATCACACCGGCACCGTGATGTACCGTCAGGCGCTGGTTCTGCCGGGCGGACTGGCCGCCACCGAAGCGCAGTGCGAGACCATGCTGATCAGCGCGATCCACGCCTGCGAGCGTTACTACCCGGCGATCCAGTTCACTGTGTGGGCCGGCAAGACCGCCGCCGAAGCGATGAGCGCGGCGATGTTCGACACTCAGGGCGAGGCGTGA
- a CDS encoding GNAT family N-acetyltransferase: MSQAPRIVVRDGASELDRAAILRALITHNEKAGGPSGFQQVCLVVEDPATGETTGGLWGRIIYDWLFVEFLAVPETARRSGLGTELLSRAEQIAKDRGCAGVWLDTYQFQAPDFYRKQGYQEFGRIADHPRGSQRLFFMKTF; this comes from the coding sequence GTGAGCCAAGCGCCGCGCATCGTCGTTCGCGACGGCGCCTCCGAGCTCGACCGCGCCGCGATCCTGCGCGCGCTGATCACCCACAATGAGAAGGCGGGCGGGCCGTCGGGCTTTCAGCAAGTCTGCCTCGTGGTCGAAGACCCTGCCACCGGCGAGACCACCGGCGGCCTGTGGGGCCGGATCATCTACGACTGGCTGTTCGTCGAATTCCTTGCCGTTCCGGAGACGGCGCGTCGCAGCGGGCTCGGTACCGAGCTGCTGAGCCGCGCCGAGCAGATCGCCAAGGACCGCGGCTGCGCCGGGGTGTGGCTCGATACCTATCAGTTTCAGGCGCCGGACTTCTACCGCAAGCAGGGCTATCAGGAGTTCGGCCGCATCGCCGATCACCCGCGCGGATCGCAGCGCCTGTTCTTCATGAAGACCTTCTGA
- the proC gene encoding pyrroline-5-carboxylate reductase: protein MTSSAQSPLQQLGGTVVLAGAGKMGGALLTGWLAQGLDGGDVVVIEPHPTDDIAALSARGIRLNASASDVGAVSTLVVAVKPQMFAEAAAALRGYVGPSTLVVSIMAGKPIAALSEQLGGHVVRAMPNTPAAIGRGITVAVAAGNVTPAQRGIADALLRATGGVEWVDDEALIDAVTAVSGSGPAYVFLLAEELARAGVEAGLPEALAMTLARATVAGSGELLHRSDLDAATLRKNVTSPGGTTAAALEVLMADDGFRPLLTRAVAAATKRSKELAK from the coding sequence ATGACCAGCTCTGCTCAATCTCCCCTGCAACAGCTCGGCGGCACGGTGGTTCTCGCCGGCGCCGGCAAGATGGGCGGTGCGCTGCTCACCGGTTGGCTGGCGCAGGGGCTGGACGGCGGCGACGTCGTGGTGATCGAGCCGCATCCGACCGACGACATCGCCGCGCTGAGCGCCCGTGGCATCCGCCTCAATGCTTCTGCCAGCGATGTCGGCGCGGTCTCGACGCTGGTGGTTGCGGTGAAGCCGCAGATGTTCGCCGAAGCCGCCGCGGCGCTGCGCGGCTACGTCGGGCCCTCGACCCTGGTGGTGTCGATCATGGCCGGCAAGCCGATCGCGGCGCTGTCCGAACAGCTCGGCGGCCACGTCGTCCGCGCGATGCCGAATACGCCGGCCGCGATCGGCCGCGGCATCACCGTCGCGGTGGCGGCCGGAAACGTCACCCCCGCGCAGCGCGGCATTGCCGATGCGCTGCTGCGCGCTACCGGCGGCGTCGAATGGGTCGACGACGAAGCCCTGATCGATGCCGTCACGGCGGTGTCCGGCTCGGGCCCGGCCTACGTGTTCCTGCTCGCCGAAGAACTCGCGCGCGCCGGCGTCGAAGCCGGCCTGCCCGAAGCCCTCGCGATGACGCTTGCCCGCGCCACCGTCGCCGGCTCCGGCGAGCTGCTGCACCGCTCCGACCTCGATGCCGCCACCCTGCGCAAGAACGTCACCTCCCCCGGCGGCACCACCGCCGCGGCGCTCGAGGTGCTGATGGCGGACGACGGCTTCCGCCCGCTGCTCACCCGCGCGGTCGCCGCAGCGACCAAGCGGTCGAAGGAACTGGCGAAGTAG
- a CDS encoding ATP-binding protein, with protein sequence MSTLDTGLTLIRSAYGRVSAANGYLGQRFNDFMPKGLYARALLIIIVPMVLLQSVIAFVFMERHWNTVTQRLSAAVVQDIATLIDVYKSYPQDKDKAVLRRIAQTRLGLVVDFLGPGEMPPPGPKPFFSLLDQSISKQISRQIARPFWIDTVGRSSLVEIRIQLDDAVMRVFALRSAAYASNSEIFLLWMVGTSTVLLIVAVLFLRNQIRPVLRLADAAESFGKGRDVPNFRPRGAREVRRAAYAFIEMKARVERSIEQRTAMLAGVSHDLRTILTRFKLELELIGDAPETEGMRKDVDEMSAMLEAYLAFARGDSGEQAQPTDMAAALEELRSDAERHGHVVSVAFTGQPVVTVKPASFKRCLANLVSNAARHAHTIAITGARDHRYLTVTIDDDGPGIPMAMREEVFKPFLRLDDARNQDEGGTGLGLAIARDIARSHGGEITLGDSPMGGLRAIVRVPV encoded by the coding sequence ATGAGCACGCTCGACACCGGGCTGACGCTGATCCGCTCTGCCTATGGGCGGGTGTCGGCGGCCAATGGTTATTTGGGGCAGCGCTTCAACGATTTCATGCCGAAGGGGCTGTATGCCCGCGCGCTGCTGATCATCATCGTGCCGATGGTGCTGCTGCAGTCGGTGATCGCCTTCGTGTTCATGGAGCGGCACTGGAACACGGTGACGCAGCGGCTGTCGGCGGCGGTGGTGCAGGACATCGCGACGCTGATCGACGTCTACAAGAGCTATCCGCAGGACAAGGACAAGGCGGTGCTGCGGCGGATCGCGCAGACCCGACTCGGCCTGGTGGTCGATTTTCTCGGCCCCGGCGAAATGCCGCCGCCCGGTCCGAAGCCGTTCTTCTCGCTGCTCGATCAATCGATCAGCAAGCAGATCAGCCGGCAGATCGCGCGGCCGTTCTGGATCGACACCGTCGGCCGCTCCAGTCTGGTCGAGATTCGTATTCAGCTCGATGATGCGGTGATGCGGGTGTTCGCGCTGCGCAGCGCGGCCTACGCGTCGAACTCCGAGATATTCCTGCTGTGGATGGTCGGCACGTCGACGGTGCTGCTGATCGTCGCGGTGCTGTTCCTGCGCAATCAGATCCGGCCGGTGCTGCGGCTTGCGGACGCCGCCGAGAGTTTCGGCAAGGGCCGCGACGTGCCGAACTTCCGGCCGCGCGGCGCCCGCGAGGTGCGGCGCGCCGCCTATGCGTTCATCGAGATGAAGGCCCGTGTCGAGCGCTCGATCGAACAGCGCACCGCGATGCTCGCCGGCGTCAGCCACGACCTGCGCACGATCCTGACTCGTTTCAAGCTCGAGCTCGAACTGATCGGCGATGCGCCCGAGACCGAGGGGATGCGCAAGGACGTCGATGAGATGTCGGCGATGCTGGAAGCGTATCTGGCGTTTGCGCGCGGCGACAGCGGCGAGCAGGCGCAGCCCACCGATATGGCGGCGGCCTTGGAGGAATTGCGTTCCGACGCCGAACGCCATGGCCACGTCGTCAGTGTCGCCTTCACCGGCCAGCCGGTGGTGACGGTGAAGCCGGCGTCATTCAAGCGCTGCCTCGCCAATCTGGTGTCGAACGCCGCCCGCCACGCTCATACCATCGCGATCACCGGCGCACGCGATCATCGCTATCTCACTGTGACGATCGACGACGACGGCCCCGGCATCCCGATGGCGATGCGCGAAGAGGTGTTCAAGCCGTTCCTGCGGCTCGACGACGCCCGCAACCAGGACGAAGGCGGCACCGGGCTGGGCCTCGCCATCGCCCGCGACATCGCCCGCTCGCATGGCGGCGAAATCACCCTCGGCGACAGCCCGATGGGCGGCCTGCGCGCGATCGTGCGGGTGCCGGTGTAG
- a CDS encoding response regulator gives MIQLAALAKKPIRPADDAPHLLLVDDDRRIRDLLSRFLASEGYRVTTAQSVRDARAKLAGLDFDLLILDVMMPGETGFDLARSIRETSDVPIVMLTARHEAESRIEGLQIGADDYVAKPFEPRELLLRIGNILKRTAPAPAAKAETVAFGPYVFHIERGELRQGDEIVHLTDRERDMLRMLAAAPGETVPRGDLSGAGNANERAVDVQINRLRRKIERDPANPLFLQAVRGIGYRLVAAP, from the coding sequence GTGATCCAGCTCGCAGCACTGGCGAAGAAGCCGATCCGCCCCGCCGACGATGCGCCGCATCTGCTGCTGGTCGACGACGATCGCCGCATCCGCGATCTGCTGTCGCGGTTTCTCGCCTCCGAGGGCTATCGCGTGACCACCGCGCAGAGCGTGCGCGACGCCCGCGCCAAGCTCGCCGGGCTCGACTTCGATCTGTTGATCCTCGACGTGATGATGCCTGGCGAGACCGGCTTCGATCTCGCCCGCTCGATCCGCGAAACCTCGGACGTGCCGATCGTGATGCTCACCGCCCGGCACGAGGCGGAGAGCCGGATCGAGGGGCTGCAGATCGGCGCCGACGACTACGTCGCCAAGCCGTTCGAACCGCGCGAATTGCTGCTGCGGATCGGCAATATCCTCAAGCGCACCGCGCCGGCGCCGGCCGCCAAGGCCGAGACGGTGGCGTTCGGGCCTTACGTGTTTCACATCGAGCGCGGCGAACTGCGCCAGGGTGATGAGATCGTCCATTTGACCGACCGCGAGCGCGACATGCTGCGGATGCTGGCGGCGGCGCCCGGCGAGACTGTGCCGCGCGGCGATCTCAGCGGCGCCGGCAATGCCAATGAGCGCGCGGTCGACGTTCAGATCAACCGCCTGCGCCGCAAGATCGAGCGCGACCCCGCCAACCCGCTGTTCCTGCAAGCCGTCCGCGGCATCGGCTATCGCCTGGTGGCGGCGCCGTAG
- a CDS encoding MarR family winged helix-turn-helix transcriptional regulator produces the protein MADINFNEMIRPSGERSPAAPDPHPPRWDIIELLFFAYRDFVGDADHVLEAFGFGRAHHRVVHFVCRYPGLTVADLLDVLRITKQSLSRVLKQLLDEGYIVQKAGDSDRRQRLLFATPKGEALVEKLARLQTERIDRALRDLAPGGAEAVAKFLRAMIDRDDPDKVLQTILHGGATAKDVT, from the coding sequence ATGGCTGACATAAATTTCAACGAGATGATCCGGCCGTCCGGCGAGCGCTCCCCGGCTGCCCCTGATCCGCATCCGCCGCGGTGGGACATCATCGAGCTGCTGTTCTTCGCCTATCGGGACTTCGTCGGTGATGCCGACCATGTGCTCGAAGCGTTCGGATTCGGCCGCGCCCACCACCGGGTGGTGCATTTCGTCTGCCGCTATCCGGGCCTGACGGTGGCCGATCTGCTCGACGTGCTGCGGATCACCAAACAGTCGCTCAGCCGGGTGCTGAAGCAGCTCTTGGACGAGGGCTATATCGTGCAGAAGGCCGGCGACAGCGACCGCCGCCAGCGCCTTCTTTTCGCCACCCCGAAGGGCGAGGCGCTGGTGGAGAAACTGGCCCGGCTGCAGACCGAGCGGATCGATCGCGCGCTGCGCGACCTCGCTCCCGGCGGCGCCGAGGCGGTCGCCAAATTCCTGCGCGCCATGATCGATCGGGACGATCCGGACAAGGTGCTCCAGACCATCCTGCACGGCGGCGCCACCGCAAAGGACGTGACGTGA
- a CDS encoding branched-chain amino acid aminotransferase translates to MGVSFDKIDGSLWLNFDIQPSANPTPDKERDAKLENLGFGRVFTDHMAIVRFDQAHGWHGARIEARSNFPLDPAHAVLHYAQEIFEGLKAYKRDDGGVNLFRPDANARRFRDSADRMAMAQLPEQVFIEAIEQLVKIDRNWIPGGEGSLYLRPFMIASEVFLGVKPSAEYIFSVIASPVGSYFKGGPAPVSIWVSETYTRAAVGGTGGVKCGGNYAASLRAQAEAIERGCDQVVFLDALERRYVEELGGMNVFFVFDDGSLSTPPLGTILPGITRDSIITLARDAGRVVREEPYTIDQWRADAASGKLKEAFACGTAAVISPIGKVCSNHGDFTINGGQAGEVAMGLRKQLVDIQYGRTPDKHGWIRKVI, encoded by the coding sequence ATGGGAGTTTCGTTCGATAAGATCGACGGCTCGCTCTGGCTGAACTTCGACATCCAGCCCTCGGCGAACCCGACCCCCGACAAGGAACGCGACGCGAAGCTGGAAAACCTCGGCTTCGGCCGGGTGTTCACCGACCACATGGCGATCGTCCGCTTTGACCAGGCGCACGGCTGGCACGGCGCCCGCATCGAGGCGCGCTCGAACTTCCCGCTCGATCCGGCCCACGCCGTGCTGCACTACGCGCAGGAAATCTTCGAAGGCCTCAAGGCCTATAAGCGCGACGACGGCGGCGTGAACCTGTTCCGCCCCGACGCCAATGCGCGCCGCTTCCGCGACAGCGCCGACCGCATGGCGATGGCGCAGCTGCCCGAGCAGGTGTTCATCGAGGCGATCGAGCAGCTGGTGAAGATCGACCGCAACTGGATCCCGGGCGGCGAAGGCAGCCTGTATCTGCGGCCGTTCATGATCGCCAGCGAAGTGTTCCTCGGCGTCAAGCCGTCGGCCGAGTACATCTTCTCGGTGATCGCCTCGCCGGTCGGCTCGTACTTCAAGGGCGGCCCCGCCCCGGTGTCGATCTGGGTGTCGGAGACCTACACCCGCGCGGCGGTCGGCGGCACCGGCGGCGTCAAGTGCGGTGGCAACTACGCCGCCAGCTTGCGCGCCCAGGCCGAGGCGATCGAGCGCGGCTGCGACCAGGTGGTGTTCCTCGATGCGCTCGAGCGCCGCTACGTCGAAGAGCTCGGCGGCATGAACGTGTTCTTCGTGTTCGACGACGGTTCGCTGTCGACCCCGCCGCTCGGCACCATCCTGCCCGGCATCACCCGCGACTCGATCATCACGCTGGCGCGCGACGCCGGCCGCGTGGTCCGCGAGGAGCCGTACACGATCGATCAGTGGCGCGCCGACGCGGCCTCCGGCAAGCTCAAGGAAGCGTTCGCCTGCGGCACCGCCGCGGTGATCTCGCCGATCGGCAAGGTGTGCTCGAACCACGGCGACTTCACCATCAACGGCGGCCAGGCCGGCGAGGTGGCGATGGGCCTGCGCAAGCAGCTCGTCGACATCCAATACGGTCGCACGCCGGACAAGCACGGCTGGATCCGTAAGGTGATCTGA
- the mutL gene encoding DNA mismatch repair endonuclease MutL has product MPVRQLPETIVNRIAAGEVVERPASVVKELVENAIDAGASRIDIFSDGGGRRKIVIADDGSGMTAADLALAVDRHATSKLDDEDLLQIRTLGFRGEALPSIGAVARLSITTRHATEPHAWSLRVEGGDKTPIAPAALTQGTRVEVADLFFATPARLKFLKTDRTEAEAIREVVRRLAMARPDVAFTLAGEERAPVTWAAALPGAPGQLIRLGDILGAEFRANAIEVRTEREGVIVEGFAAAPSLTKANALGQYLFVNGRPVRDKLILGAVRAAYSDYLPRDRHPVVALFVTLDAREVDANVHPAKTEVRFRNSGLVRALIVHALKDGLAREGRRTAANSASSVISTFRPASMPPANWDWRSSPSYPVGGSVAPSFAERAQAAFDVGAPSADIRPTEVTPDLLDRPLGAARTQIHETYIVSQTRDGLIVIDQHAAHERIVYERLKASLDANGVQRQILLIPDIVEMDEATVERLVARAEELAKFGLVIESFGPGAVAVRETPSLLGKTDASGLLRDLAEHMAEWDEALPLERRLMHVAATMACHGSVRAGRVLKPEEMNALLREMEATPNSGQCNHGRPTYVELTLADIEKLFGRR; this is encoded by the coding sequence ATGCCCGTCCGCCAGCTTCCCGAAACCATCGTCAACCGCATCGCCGCCGGCGAGGTGGTGGAGCGGCCGGCGAGCGTGGTGAAGGAGCTGGTCGAGAACGCGATCGATGCCGGCGCCAGCCGGATCGACATCTTTTCGGACGGCGGCGGGCGGCGGAAGATCGTGATAGCCGACGACGGCTCCGGCATGACGGCGGCGGACCTCGCGCTCGCGGTCGATCGCCACGCCACCTCCAAGCTCGATGACGAGGACCTGCTGCAGATCCGCACGCTCGGGTTTCGCGGCGAAGCGCTGCCGTCGATCGGCGCAGTGGCGCGGCTGTCGATCACCACGCGGCACGCAACCGAGCCGCACGCCTGGAGCCTGCGGGTCGAAGGCGGCGACAAGACCCCGATCGCGCCGGCCGCGCTGACCCAAGGCACCCGCGTTGAAGTCGCGGATCTGTTCTTTGCAACGCCGGCGCGGCTGAAGTTTCTCAAGACCGATCGCACCGAGGCCGAAGCGATCCGCGAAGTGGTGCGGCGGCTGGCGATGGCGCGGCCGGACGTGGCCTTCACGCTGGCCGGCGAAGAGCGCGCGCCGGTGACATGGGCGGCGGCGCTGCCGGGCGCGCCCGGGCAACTGATCCGGCTCGGCGACATTCTCGGCGCCGAGTTTCGCGCCAACGCCATTGAAGTCCGCACCGAGCGCGAGGGCGTGATCGTCGAAGGCTTCGCGGCGGCGCCGTCGCTGACCAAAGCCAATGCGCTCGGGCAGTATCTGTTCGTCAACGGCCGTCCGGTGCGCGACAAGCTGATCCTAGGGGCGGTACGCGCCGCCTATTCGGACTACTTGCCGCGCGACCGTCATCCGGTGGTGGCGCTGTTCGTCACGCTGGATGCGCGCGAGGTCGACGCCAACGTGCACCCGGCCAAGACCGAGGTGCGCTTCCGCAACTCCGGTCTGGTCCGCGCGCTGATCGTGCACGCGCTGAAGGATGGCCTCGCGCGCGAAGGCCGCCGCACCGCGGCCAACAGCGCCAGCAGCGTGATCTCGACGTTTCGTCCCGCCTCGATGCCGCCGGCGAATTGGGACTGGCGTTCGTCGCCGTCCTATCCGGTCGGCGGCAGCGTGGCGCCGTCGTTCGCGGAGCGCGCGCAGGCGGCGTTCGATGTCGGCGCGCCGAGCGCCGACATTCGTCCGACCGAGGTGACGCCGGATCTGCTAGACCGGCCGCTCGGTGCTGCGCGCACGCAGATCCACGAGACCTACATCGTGTCGCAGACCCGCGACGGTCTCATCGTGATCGATCAGCACGCCGCGCACGAGCGGATCGTCTATGAACGGCTCAAAGCTTCGCTCGACGCCAACGGCGTGCAGCGCCAGATCCTGCTGATCCCCGATATCGTCGAGATGGACGAGGCGACGGTCGAGCGTCTGGTCGCGCGGGCCGAAGAGTTGGCGAAGTTCGGCCTAGTCATCGAGAGCTTCGGTCCCGGCGCGGTGGCGGTGCGCGAAACGCCGTCGCTGCTCGGCAAGACCGATGCCTCAGGCCTGCTGCGCGATCTCGCCGAGCACATGGCCGAATGGGACGAAGCGTTGCCGCTGGAGCGCAGGCTGATGCACGTCGCCGCCACCATGGCCTGCCACGGCTCGGTGCGCGCCGGGCGCGTGCTCAAGCCGGAAGAGATGAACGCGTTGCTACGCGAGATGGAAGCGACGCCGAATTCCGGCCAATGCAACCACGGCCGCCCGACCTATGTCGAACTGACGCTGGCCGATATCGAGAAGCTGTTCGGGCGGAGGTAG
- the arfB gene encoding alternative ribosome rescue aminoacyl-tRNA hydrolase ArfB, producing the protein MLRISRNLVIEDDDIEISFIRASGPGGQNVNKLSTAAQLRFDTAKIALPEDAAARLVGLAGQRMTKDGVIVIRADRFRTQERNRADALERLEELLKASLVRPIPRRATRPTLGSKKRRLEGKKRRGDIKAGRSGKSFDD; encoded by the coding sequence ATGCTGCGGATCAGCCGCAACCTCGTGATCGAGGACGACGACATCGAGATCAGCTTCATCCGCGCCTCTGGGCCGGGCGGGCAGAACGTCAACAAGCTGTCGACCGCGGCTCAGCTCCGGTTCGACACCGCCAAGATCGCGTTGCCGGAAGATGCCGCCGCGCGGCTGGTCGGGCTCGCCGGCCAGCGCATGACCAAGGACGGCGTCATCGTCATCCGCGCCGACCGCTTCCGCACCCAGGAGCGCAACCGGGCAGATGCGCTGGAGCGGCTCGAAGAATTGCTGAAGGCTTCGCTGGTCCGCCCGATCCCGCGCCGCGCCACCAGGCCGACGCTCGGCTCGAAGAAGCGCCGCCTCGAAGGCAAGAAGCGCCGCGGCGACATCAAGGCCGGGCGAAGCGGCAAGAGCTTCGATGATTGA
- a CDS encoding M16 family metallopeptidase — MSIDLLSSRRLTAALVVTRAGFAKQFALAACVGLVVALSAVPSHAAAKIQRLVTPGGLVAWFVQDATVPLISMEYSFDGGASQDPADKPGVGHMVANLLDEGSGDMDSATFHERLDRRAIQLSYSVTRDYFRGSLRMLKDDRNEAFGLLHTSMTQARFEPKDVERIRAQLLSTLRRQALDPSNLASRKFLEVAFGDHPYGRPSTGTPESLPKVTIEDMKGYVGRVLAKDTLKIAVVGDVDAATLAKLLDDTFGSLPAKAQLTPVPAVAAAKPPQRTNVTLDVPQTVVMFGGPGIKRDDPDFMAAYVVNHILGGGSLSSRLYREVREKRGLAYSIYEQLLWMQHSALFIGSTGTRADRATETIDAITAEVKRIGEQGPSEQELAEAKSYINGSQMLSLDTSAKLAQALLQYQNDGLPIDYIDKRSEVVNAVTLADAKRVAQRLWSNGLLTVVVGRQPQAAAQPAVKPAGAPPAPRAN, encoded by the coding sequence GTGAGCATCGATCTGTTGTCGTCGCGGCGCCTGACCGCTGCTCTCGTCGTGACCCGCGCCGGCTTTGCCAAGCAATTCGCGCTCGCCGCCTGCGTCGGGCTTGTCGTCGCTTTGTCCGCGGTGCCGTCTCATGCGGCCGCCAAGATCCAGCGGCTGGTGACGCCCGGCGGTCTGGTTGCGTGGTTCGTGCAGGATGCCACCGTGCCGCTGATCTCGATGGAGTATTCGTTCGACGGCGGCGCCAGCCAGGATCCGGCCGACAAGCCGGGCGTCGGCCACATGGTCGCCAACCTACTCGACGAAGGCTCCGGCGACATGGACTCGGCGACGTTCCATGAGCGGCTGGACCGCCGCGCCATCCAACTGTCCTACTCGGTGACCCGCGATTACTTCCGCGGCTCGCTGCGGATGCTGAAGGACGACCGCAACGAAGCGTTCGGTCTGTTGCACACCTCGATGACCCAGGCGCGGTTCGAGCCGAAGGACGTCGAGCGGATTCGCGCGCAGCTGTTGTCGACGCTGCGCCGCCAGGCGCTCGATCCGAGCAACCTCGCCAGCCGCAAGTTTCTCGAAGTGGCGTTCGGCGATCACCCCTATGGCCGGCCGTCGACCGGCACGCCGGAAAGCCTGCCCAAGGTCACGATCGAGGACATGAAGGGTTATGTCGGCCGGGTGCTGGCGAAGGACACGCTGAAGATCGCGGTGGTCGGCGACGTCGATGCCGCCACGCTGGCCAAGCTGCTCGACGACACCTTCGGCAGCCTGCCGGCCAAGGCGCAGCTGACGCCGGTGCCGGCCGTCGCCGCCGCCAAGCCGCCGCAGCGGACCAACGTCACGCTCGACGTGCCGCAGACCGTGGTGATGTTCGGCGGACCGGGCATCAAGCGCGACGATCCGGATTTCATGGCCGCCTATGTGGTCAATCACATCCTCGGCGGCGGTTCGCTGTCGTCGCGTCTGTATCGCGAAGTGCGCGAGAAGCGCGGGCTCGCCTATTCGATCTACGAGCAATTGCTGTGGATGCAGCATTCGGCGCTGTTCATCGGCTCGACCGGCACCCGCGCCGACCGCGCCACCGAGACGATCGACGCCATCACCGCAGAGGTGAAGCGGATCGGCGAGCAGGGGCCGAGCGAGCAGGAGCTCGCCGAGGCGAAGTCCTACATCAACGGCTCGCAGATGCTGTCGCTCGACACCTCGGCCAAGCTGGCGCAGGCGCTGCTGCAGTATCAGAACGACGGCCTGCCGATCGACTACATCGACAAGCGCAGCGAAGTGGTCAACGCGGTGACGCTGGCAGATGCCAAGCGCGTCGCGCAGCGGCTGTGGTCGAACGGTCTGCTCACCGTGGTGGTCGGCCGCCAGCCCCAGGCTGCAGCCCAACCGGCCGTCAAACCCGCCGGCGCCCCGCCTGCGCCGCGGGCGAATTAG